The Mycobacteriales bacterium genomic sequence GCTGCCCGGACTGCAACCTGTTCAGCCGCCGGCTGGGAGACGGCGGCCATTGCCCCAACTGCGACGAGCCAGTGCTCGTCCAGGAGCTATTCAGCCCCATCCATCAAGCACCGTCACACACAGAGAACTTGACAGGCCCGAAAGGCTTGCGTCTACACCGCGTGGTACACCGCATAGTGGTGTACCGTATGGTGCATGAGCAAGCGGATGAGCGTCACCCTGGAGGGCGAAGACGAACAAGCCGTCAGCGCGTTCTCCGAGCGCGGTACGCCGGAACATGCCGCGCTGACCGACTGGGCCGCAGGTCGTGGGCTGGATCCCAACAGCCTGGGTTCGGAGGCCTCCGTCGTGCGGGCGCTCCTGCGCGCCGGGGCCGACCGGCTGCGCGAACACGCCCTCGACGACGGCTACGCCGCACTCGCGGCCGCCATCACCAAGGACGAACGGGCGGAGACCCGCTCGGCTCGTCGCCGCTACCTAGCCCGGACGGAGCGGCAGGCCGGCGGGTGAGCCCACCCCCGCTGCGTGGTCAGGTGTACCGCCTTGACTTGGGCCACGGTCGCAAGCCGTGGGTGGTGGTCAGCAACAACAGTCGCAACCGCAACCTAGAGACGGTGATCGCCGCCCGGATCACGACCACCAGCAAGAACGCCCAACTGCCGACCATCGTCGCGCTCAGCGCCGCCGATCCACTCAATGGGCACGTCCTCTGCGACGACCTCATACCGCTCTACCGCGACGAACTGACCACCCCACTGGGCTCACTCAGCCCGGCCACCATGCGCGCGATCAGCGCTGGCCTCCGCCTCGCTCTGCCCTGACCACGATTCTGCCGCGAGCCAAAGCGACGCCTGCGCTCGGCGTCGGTGCGCATGTTGATCGGATCGAATGCGAGTGTGCGCACATCGAGACCTAGTCCAGCCGTAGCCCGTGGCGAGACGGAGCCGTCTTCCGCTACCGGAGGACGGCCCGAAACCCGACGTATGGCCACTGAACTCACCGGTGACCAGCAACAACTCCACGAGATCTTCGAACTCAGCCGGCGGGCGGTCGGACTTAGCTCATGCGTCCGACAAGGCAGCAGCGACCCGCCTACCAGCACGCTCGCGCTCGGGTCGGGTCTAAGGTCAGTTCGCGGGGAGTTCGGTACGTCCCACACCCTCATGGAGGAGAGCCGATGGCGGGTTTCGTGCAGATCATCGAATTCACGACCTCCCGGATCGACGAGGTCGACACGCTGATGTCGGAGCGGCGCGCGGACCTCGAGGCCGGCACCGCGGTCCGGTCGATGGCGACCGGAGACCGTGATCGAGCCGGTACCTACCTGAGCATCGTGGAATTCCCCTCCTACGAGGCGGCCATGGCCAACTCGGAGCGCCCGGAGACCCGGTCTTTCGCGGAAGCCATGGGCAAGCTTTGCGACGGACCGCCGAAGTTCTACAACCTGGACGTGCGGGCGACGCTCACGGGGGACTAGCCGCCGCGCGGCGACGGTCGATCTCCATCCAGCGTTCGGGGTAGCGCACCGGCCCGAATCCGACCCGCCCGTACACCTCGTGCGCGTCGCGGGTCGCCAGAACGAATCGGCTGACCCCCGACCCGGTCAGGTCCCGGACGATGGCATCGACCAGCCATGATCCGATCCCTAGTCCCCGATCGGGCGCGGCCACGAAAACGTCGCAGATCCAGGCAAACGTCGCCTCGTCGGTGACCGCACGGGCGAAGCCCACCTGGACGTCGTCGCGGAAGACGCCGTAGCAGCGGGACCCGGCGAGCGAGCGACGGACGACCTCCAGGTCCCGGCCGGCCGCCCAGTACGACCCCTCGGCGAGCCAGCGATGGATCAACTCGACCTGCATCCGATCGGCGTCGCCGGTGAGGAGCAGCCCGTCACGGGCCTCCTCGAACGCTTCCGCCATCAGCCGAGTGTTCCCGACCTACGCGCTGGCTCAGCCACCGGGCTGGGGCCGGCGCCACAGGCTGCGGACCGCATCCTGCACGGCGCTCCAGTCGCAGTCGAGCCTCGAATGGACCATGGCCGCGCTCACCCCGTGCCGGTCACGGGCTCGGGCCAGGCGGTCCGGGAACTGCGCGGTGGAATAGAACAGCCAACAAGTCCGCCGGTCCGCTGCATCGAGCGCCGCCAGACCGTGGATGTGCCGGGCGAACAGCCCATAGGTCTCGTATTCGGTGGCCGAGCCTGCGGTCATAGCCCGCCACCAGGGCAGATCCTGTCGCCGGTCGAGGAAGTCCAGGAGCTCCCGAACGACGCTGCCGTGCAGCGGCACGAGCCAGGCGGTGTAGGTCAGCGCCGGGTCGAGCCGGTTCGGGTCGAGACCGAGGAGGCGGGCCGAGGCCCGGCGGAACGCCGTCGGCTCCGGGCCGATCGGGAAGTCGCGCAGTTCGAGCAGCAGGGGCCGGGTGGCGCCAAGGGCCAGCGTCTCGGCTGTCACCGGGCGCAGGAAGAACACGTCGCTGTCGACGCAGACCCACGTCGGGTCGTCGACCACCCGGTAGGCGGCCAGCTTGATCAGCTGTTGCCGCTCCCACCCGGTGATGTCCCGCCGGGCCAGCCGTTCGACGAGCCGGGCGGTCGCCCCGCGGGGGAGCACCTCGCCTTCCGCAACGACGGTGAGCCGGTGCCGGTCGGGCACCGCCTCGAACCGCGGCACGTCCCGGGCTGGAACGATCGCCACCTGCGGCAGATCGATGTCGCAGGCCGCCATCGACTCCCGCAGGAACGCGAACCGTTCGTAGTCACCGCGGTGGGACGGCGTCACGAGAGTGACCTGCATGCGCGTCCCTGGGATCGGCCGGTCCGGACCGGGCGGGGCCATGCTAGGCCGGGTGCGATCCGCCAGACTGGGCGGTCCGGCGCTGAACCGACGGGGCCGGTCGACAGTCCCGGCACGGGCGATAGCCGGCCCGGACTGCCGCGGCGACGCTGGGGAAGTCCCGCCGGTGAGCTGCGGTGATCCGCCGCACGTGCGGGCAGGTCGGGTGGCAGATCACGCCCGTGCGGTCGCTCCCGGCGTAACGGCGTCCGGCGGCGGCCAGTAGCGCCAGCGACGGCAGGTCCACGCCTTCGGCTTCGAGCACGCTCAACTTCATCGACCGGCCGAACAGGTAGTCGCCGGGCCGCCCATCCGAGCGCGTGACCCGATGGCAGGGGATGAGTAGCGGGACGGGATTGCGACCCAGGGCGGACCCGACCGCCCGGACCGCGCGTGGCCGGCCGATTTCCGCAGCCACCCATCCGTAGGGGCGGAGCTGACCGGACGGGATGGTCAACGTGGCCGCCAGCACGTCGCGGTCGAACGAGGACAGCCCGGTCAGGTCGTAGGCGAGGCCGCGCGCGGCCCCGGTTCGCAACGCGGGAATCAGCCCAGCCGGGGGCCGGCTCGCCGGGATCAGTGGCCGGCCCTGCCGATCCTGGAACTCGGCGCGGAAACGTTCCGCCGAGTCGCCGACCGCGGTGGCCGGGCGCAGGTAGGCGATCCCGCGCTCGGTGCTGGCGACGAAGACATCCCCGACCGGTCCGGGGACCCGGACCCACCGGGCGAAGATCCGCCCGCCCAGATCGGCCGGCGCGTCGGCGGCCAGCGCGGCAAGTGCCGCGGTCAGTGGATCGGCAACGGGCATCGAGGTCATGACGGCCCTTCCTCCAGGCCCGCGGCGCTGGCCAGCCCGCGCAACCGGGTCAGCCCACGGGAAACATCGGATTTAACGGTGCCCTCAGCCACACCGAGCACACCGGCGATCTCCGGGTAGCCGAGATCGACGATGTGCCGAAGCACGATGGCCACCCGCTGCCGCTCCGGGAGCCGGCCGAGCAATCCGGCCAGCAGGTCACCGGACTCGTGCCGGGCGGTCCGCTGCTCCGGTCCCTCGCCGCGCGCCGCCGGCTCGTTGCCGGCCTCCAGCGGGACGTGCGCCGGCCGGCGGGCCAGCATGCGACGACGGTTCCGCTCGAGATTGAGCAGGATCGTGACCAGCCACGGGCGCACCGCGAGCCCAGCGATCCGTTCCGGCGGGTAGCCGCGGAGCGCCGCGTAGGCGCGCAGAAAGGTTTCGGCCGCCAGGTCCTCCGCGTCCGCGGGGCACCCGGTGGTGCGCAACGCGGCGGTGTAGACGACCCCGCCGTAGTCGGAGACGAGATCGGGAAATGCGGAATCGACGTCCCGGGCCAGGCGTTCGACCAGCCCGCCGGGTCCCGTCGTCGTCACAGCAGCAAGAACACCGGGCGGTCGCGTTCGGTTGCGCCGTCGCCTATCCGCGCAGCCGAAGCCGCTCACGGAACATGTCTGCGGACAGGGTTGCGGGGTGTTCGTCGTTGAAGAAATCGAGCAGGGTAGCGGCGAAACGCGCCGGTTCGTCGCGATGCGGGAAGTGTCCGGCGCGCTCGAAGATCTCCACCCGGGCGGCCGGCAGGAGCGCCGCCGCCGCGTGCGCGTGGGCGACCGGGATGAAACGGTCCCGGGCCCCCCAGACGATGAGCGTCGGGAGCCCCGCGGCGAGGTAGAGCCGGTCGCTCGCGTCGATCCGCTGGCCGCCGAGGTCCATGACCGCCCGGCAGGTGTGCACGAAGGCCCGAAGCGCCTCGGTATCGGCGAGCGACCCGTAGCCCCGGGCGATCTCCTTCGCCGCCGGGGCCATCAGATCCGACAGCCAGGGCAGGGCCCGACCGACCGCCTGGGCCGCGTTGCGGAGCCGGGGGTTGACGCCGATCGGCATGACGTATTCGGCGAACGGAAGGGTTGCCGCCCGCAGCAGCGGCGTCACCTGTCGGCCGAGCCCGCCGGAGGAGACCAGCACGAGCCGTTCGGTGTGCTCCGGGAACTGGTAGGCGAACTGCATCGCGACACCACCGCCGAGCGAGTGCCCGACGACTGTCACCCGCTCGTGACCGAGCAGGTCGGTGAGATCCCGGACCCCGCTGGCGTAGGCGCCGAGGGAATAGTCACCCCTGGGCTTCGCCGACTGCCCGTGCCCGAGCAGGTCGGGGGCGACGATCCGGACGCTGTCCGACAACCGGTCGATGACGTCGGACCAGGTGTCCGCGCACCCGGCGATTCCGTGCAGCAGGACGACGACCGGCCCGGTCTCGCCCGCGGTGATGTAGCTGATCTCGTGCCCGTGCAGGCTCGCGGTTTCTCGGCGCATCGCCCGACGCTACCCGGCCGGGTCACGGCCGGTTCAAGACGACGTAGCCGTCATCGGCGAAGACGACGTGGTAGCCGGCGCTCTCCAGCCGGGCGGTCCGGTCGGCGGCCGGCGCCCGGGAGCCGACCACTACCCACGGCGCGTTTCGCGGCGTGGGGTCGAGGAGCAGCACGGTGTCCCGGTCGACCAGGTGCGGGCCGACCTGGGCCGGGGCCTCGACGGTGACCCCGGGCGGCACGTGCGCCACCGCCGCTTCCGCGGCGGCGACCGCCGCAGTCGTGGACCACTCCGCGGTCGCGCCCAACTGCCCGAACGGGAACCGGGTGCAGGCCCAGACCGCGCCACCGAGCACGGCGGCCGCCCAGCCGAGCGCCCAGCGCTCCGAGCGGAGCCGGGGCAGGCGTGAGCGAACCCGCCGGATCCCGTCGACCGCGGCCAGGACCGCCAGCGGCATCAGCTCGGCGTCGTACTGGAACGCCGTGCCCCACCAGTGCGGGTCGGTCCCGAGGAAGCGCACGAGAAGCAGCGGCACGGCGAGCAGTGCCAGGGGGGATCCCAGCGCGGCGAATCCCCAGGGCGCGGTCAGCCACAACAACGTCCGCCATTTCGGCCCGGGCAGCACGAACAGCCGCAGCAGCCGCACCGGATGGCGGACCGCGAAGCCCAACGCGGCCGGCAGGCCGCCGCGGAACACGGTGTCGGTGAAGTAGGCGTAGTGGTGGCCGGCGGCGAAGTGCGGGATCAGCACGTTCACCGTCAGCTCGAAGGCCGCGAGGCCGCCGAGGGCGGTCAGGGCGCCGAGCCGGCGGTAGCCCCGGACGGCCAGGTAGACGCCGAAACCGGCCAGGAAAAGCCCGAACTGCTCCTTGACCACGAGAAGCACCGAGGCCGCGGCGACCGCCTGCCCGGGGCGGCCGGCGTCCGCCCGTTCGACCGCCAGCGCGGTCAGTGGGACCGCGAACATGATCTCGTGCACGTCGAAACCGAGGGCGGACTGGAGCCCCCAGGCCAGGCCGTAGCCGGCGAGCACGAGATACGCCGCGCGCCGGCCGAGCGCCCGGCGGGTGAACCGCCAGACCGGCACGCCGGAGGCCGCGAAAAGCACGGACTGGGCGACGAAGAGGAGCCCGATGCTCGGCCAGAGCCGGTAGAACGGCGCCAGTACCGCCCAGATCGGCGAGAAGTGGTCGGCGAGCAGGTTGTAGCCGACGATGCCGAAGTCGTGCACCCCCTTGACCGGGGAGATCGGCCCGCGCAGCCGGCTGTAGGAATGCACCGCCTGGTCGAAGATGGTCGAGTCGTATCCGGTCCGGAAGCCGCGTTGCTGCTCGAAGGAGACGAGGCAGTACAGGCCCGCGAAGCTCCCGGTGACCGCCGTCACCCCGCACCGGTCACCCACGTGACCGGACGCTATCCGGTGCGCTGCAAATACCCCCGTCTGCGCGGTTCTGTTAGCGTCCAAGCCGGGTCGGGACACCCGCCTGCACAGGGAGGACCCGTGACCGTGTCGGAGGAGGAGGTGCGCTCCGGGTCCCCGGTTACCGCTCCCCAGCCTGACCGGATCTTCACGATCCCGAACCTGATCTCGTTCCTCCGCCTGCTCGGCGTGCCGCTGTTCCTCTGGCTCGTCCTCGGCCCCCGGGCGGACGGCTATGCACTGGTCGTGCTGATGGCCTCGGGGGTCTCCGACTACCTCGACGGCAAGATCGCCCGGATGTTCGGCATGACCAGCCGGCTCGGTGAGCTCCTGGACCCGCTGGCCGACCGGCTCTACATCGCGTCGACGCTGATCGCGCTGACCGTGCGCGGCATCGTCCCGCTCTGGTTGCTCATCGTGCTCGTCAGCCGCGACGCCGTCCTGGCCCTGTGCCTGCCGATCCTGCACAGGCACGGTTACGGGCCGCTCCCAGTGCACTTCCTCGGCAAGGCCGCTACCTTCAACCTGCTTTACGCGTTTCCGTTCCTGCTGTTCTCGGTCGGTCACGGGACGGTGTCGACGATCACCCGCCCGCTCGGTTGGGCCTTCGCCCTGTGGGGCACGGGGATGTATTGGTGGGCCGGCGCGCTCTACATCGCCCAGGTGCGCCAGCTGGTGGTAGCCGACAGTGCGGGAGGCCTCGAATGAGAGCGGTCGTCATGGCCGGTGGCGAGGGCAGCCGGCTGCGCCCGATGACGGCGAACCTGCCGAAGCCGCTGCTGCCGGTGGCAAACCGGCCGATCATGGAGCACGTCCTGCTGCTGCTGCGCCGGCACGGCTTCACCGACACCGTCGTCACCGTGCAGTTCCTCGCCTCGCTGATCCGCAGCTACTTCGGGGACGGCGACGACGTCGGCATGAACCTGCACTACGCGACCGAAGAACGGCCACTCGGCACCGCCGGAAGTGTCAAGAACGCGGCCGACGCGTTGCGCCATGAACCCTTCGTCGTCGTCTCCGGTGACGCGCTCACCGACCTGGACCTGTCCGCCATGGTGCGCTTCCACAAGGAGCACGGGGCGCTGGTGACCGTGGCCCTGAAGTCCGTGCCCGACCCGCTGGAGTTCGGCATCGTGATCGCCGGTGAGGATGGCCGCATCGACCGCTTCCTGGAGAAGCCGACGTGGGGACAGGTCTTCTCGGACACGGTGAACACCGGGATCTACGTGATGGAGCCGGAAGCACTGGACGCGGTCGAAAGCGGCGAGGTGGTCGACTGGTCGGCCGACGTCTTCCCGGCGCTGCTGGAAGCCGGCGCCCCCCTCTTCGGGTACGTCGCCGATTCGTACTGGGAGGACGTCGGCACGCACGAGAGCTACTTCAAGGCCCACGCCGACGTGCTGAACCGGCAGGTCGACGTAGAGATCGACGGCTTCGAGGTCATGCCCGGGGTCTGGGTCGGGGAAGGCGCGGAGGTCGACCCGGACGCCGCGATCAAGGGCCCGGTGCTGATCGGCGACTACGCCAAGGTCGAGGGCGGTGTCGAGCTGCGCGAGTACACCGTGCTCGGGAACAACGTGGTCGTGAAGTCGGGGGCCTTCCTGCATCGCGCGATCATCCACGACAACGGTTTCATCGGGCAGCAGACCAACCTTCGCGGCTGCGTCGTCGGCCGCAATACCGACATCCTCCGCGCCGCGCGGCTCGAGGAGGGCTCGATCGTCGGCGAGGACTGCGTGGTCGAGGAGGAGGCCTTCATCTCGGCGGGCGTGACGGTGTACCCGTTCAAGACGATCGAAGCGGGCGCGGTCGTCAACACCAGCGTGGTGTGGGAGTCCCGCGGGCAGCGCAACCTGTTCGGCCCGCGGGGGGTCTCCGGACTGGTCAACGTCGAGATCACCCCCGAGCTCGTCGTCCGGCTGGCCAGCGCCTACGCGACGACCCTGCCGAAGGGGAGCGTCGTCACGACCAGCCGGGACGCGTCCCGGGCCGCCCGAGCCCTCAAGCGCGCCGTCATCTCCGCCCTCACCGCCAGCGCGATCAACGTGCGCGACCTCGAGGTCGCCCCGATGCCGCTCACCCGGTTCGAGACCGCGCGCAGCGACTCGGTCGGCGGCGTGGTGGTCCGCACGACCCCGGGCGACGCGCAGGGGGTGGACATCGTCTTCCTCGACGAGCGGGGGGCCGACATTTCCCGCGCCGTTCAGCGCAAACTGGACCGGGTGTTCAGCCGGCAGGAGTTCCGCCGGGCGTTCCCGGGGGAGATCGCCGACCTGACCTTCCCGTCCCGGGTGGTCGACACCTACGCCAAGGACCTGGTCGCCACGATCGACACCAGCGGAATCGCCGAGGCGCAGCTCAAGGTCGTCCTCGACACCGCCGGCGGCACCGCCGCGCTCATCCTGCCCAACCTGCTCGGCCGGCTCGGGGTCGACGTGCTCATCGTCAACGGCATCCTCGACGAGCGGTCACCGACCGAGACGCTGGCCGACCACATGCGGGGTCTCGAGCGGCTCGGCGAACTGGTCGGCTCGAGCCGCGCCGCGCTCGGGGTGCGCTTCGACCCGGTCGGGGAGCGGATCGCCCTGGTCGACGAGCGGGGAGAGCTGATCCACGACGACCGGGCGTTGCTCGTCTTCCTCGACCTCGTGGCCGCCGAGCGGCGCAGCGGCTCGATCGCGCTGCCGGTGACGACGACCCGGGTCGCCGAGCAGGTCACCAGCTTCCACGGGACGGGGAT encodes the following:
- a CDS encoding DUF6492 family protein; this translates as MQVTLVTPSHRGDYERFAFLRESMAACDIDLPQVAIVPARDVPRFEAVPDRHRLTVVAEGEVLPRGATARLVERLARRDITGWERQQLIKLAAYRVVDDPTWVCVDSDVFFLRPVTAETLALGATRPLLLELRDFPIGPEPTAFRRASARLLGLDPNRLDPALTYTAWLVPLHGSVVRELLDFLDRRQDLPWWRAMTAGSATEYETYGLFARHIHGLAALDAADRRTCWLFYSTAQFPDRLARARDRHGVSAAMVHSRLDCDWSAVQDAVRSLWRRPQPGG
- a CDS encoding mannose-1-phosphate guanyltransferase; its protein translation is MRAVVMAGGEGSRLRPMTANLPKPLLPVANRPIMEHVLLLLRRHGFTDTVVTVQFLASLIRSYFGDGDDVGMNLHYATEERPLGTAGSVKNAADALRHEPFVVVSGDALTDLDLSAMVRFHKEHGALVTVALKSVPDPLEFGIVIAGEDGRIDRFLEKPTWGQVFSDTVNTGIYVMEPEALDAVESGEVVDWSADVFPALLEAGAPLFGYVADSYWEDVGTHESYFKAHADVLNRQVDVEIDGFEVMPGVWVGEGAEVDPDAAIKGPVLIGDYAKVEGGVELREYTVLGNNVVVKSGAFLHRAIIHDNGFIGQQTNLRGCVVGRNTDILRAARLEEGSIVGEDCVVEEEAFISAGVTVYPFKTIEAGAVVNTSVVWESRGQRNLFGPRGVSGLVNVEITPELVVRLASAYATTLPKGSVVTTSRDASRAARALKRAVISALTASAINVRDLEVAPMPLTRFETARSDSVGGVVVRTTPGDAQGVDIVFLDERGADISRAVQRKLDRVFSRQEFRRAFPGEIADLTFPSRVVDTYAKDLVATIDTSGIAEAQLKVVLDTAGGTAALILPNLLGRLGVDVLIVNGILDERSPTETLADHMRGLERLGELVGSSRAALGVRFDPVGERIALVDERGELIHDDRALLVFLDLVAAERRSGSIALPVTTTRVAEQVTSFHGTGIRWTSTAPDELSLAAGEPDVIFAGNGRGGFVIPEFSAHIDAMAAFLRLIGLVARAQLTLSQIDARIPRAHLVRRTVPTPWAVKGQVMRLVVEAAGSRELDTTDGVRIVEPDGSWVLVLPDPAEAVTHLWAEAADPETATQRLDEWAGIVEKASR
- a CDS encoding methylated-DNA--[protein]-cysteine S-methyltransferase yields the protein MTSMPVADPLTAALAALAADAPADLGGRIFARWVRVPGPVGDVFVASTERGIAYLRPATAVGDSAERFRAEFQDRQGRPLIPASRPPAGLIPALRTGAARGLAYDLTGLSSFDRDVLAATLTIPSGQLRPYGWVAAEIGRPRAVRAVGSALGRNPVPLLIPCHRVTRSDGRPGDYLFGRSMKLSVLEAEGVDLPSLALLAAAGRRYAGSDRTGVICHPTCPHVRRITAAHRRDFPSVAAAVRAGYRPCRDCRPAPSVQRRTAQSGGSHPA
- a CDS encoding sigma-70 family RNA polymerase sigma factor, with protein sequence MTTTGPGGLVERLARDVDSAFPDLVSDYGGVVYTAALRTTGCPADAEDLAAETFLRAYAALRGYPPERIAGLAVRPWLVTILLNLERNRRRMLARRPAHVPLEAGNEPAARGEGPEQRTARHESGDLLAGLLGRLPERQRVAIVLRHIVDLGYPEIAGVLGVAEGTVKSDVSRGLTRLRGLASAAGLEEGPS
- a CDS encoding type II toxin-antitoxin system PemK/MazF family toxin produces the protein MSPPPLRGQVYRLDLGHGRKPWVVVSNNSRNRNLETVIAARITTTSKNAQLPTIVALSAADPLNGHVLCDDLIPLYRDELTTPLGSLSPATMRAISAGLRLALP
- a CDS encoding alpha/beta fold hydrolase, which codes for MRRETASLHGHEISYITAGETGPVVVLLHGIAGCADTWSDVIDRLSDSVRIVAPDLLGHGQSAKPRGDYSLGAYASGVRDLTDLLGHERVTVVGHSLGGGVAMQFAYQFPEHTERLVLVSSGGLGRQVTPLLRAATLPFAEYVMPIGVNPRLRNAAQAVGRALPWLSDLMAPAAKEIARGYGSLADTEALRAFVHTCRAVMDLGGQRIDASDRLYLAAGLPTLIVWGARDRFIPVAHAHAAAALLPAARVEIFERAGHFPHRDEPARFAATLLDFFNDEHPATLSADMFRERLRLRG
- a CDS encoding CDP-alcohol phosphatidyltransferase family protein, which translates into the protein MTVSEEEVRSGSPVTAPQPDRIFTIPNLISFLRLLGVPLFLWLVLGPRADGYALVVLMASGVSDYLDGKIARMFGMTSRLGELLDPLADRLYIASTLIALTVRGIVPLWLLIVLVSRDAVLALCLPILHRHGYGPLPVHFLGKAATFNLLYAFPFLLFSVGHGTVSTITRPLGWAFALWGTGMYWWAGALYIAQVRQLVVADSAGGLE
- a CDS encoding DUF2079 domain-containing protein, with amino-acid sequence MGDRCGVTAVTGSFAGLYCLVSFEQQRGFRTGYDSTIFDQAVHSYSRLRGPISPVKGVHDFGIVGYNLLADHFSPIWAVLAPFYRLWPSIGLLFVAQSVLFAASGVPVWRFTRRALGRRAAYLVLAGYGLAWGLQSALGFDVHEIMFAVPLTALAVERADAGRPGQAVAAASVLLVVKEQFGLFLAGFGVYLAVRGYRRLGALTALGGLAAFELTVNVLIPHFAAGHHYAYFTDTVFRGGLPAALGFAVRHPVRLLRLFVLPGPKWRTLLWLTAPWGFAALGSPLALLAVPLLLVRFLGTDPHWWGTAFQYDAELMPLAVLAAVDGIRRVRSRLPRLRSERWALGWAAAVLGGAVWACTRFPFGQLGATAEWSTTAAVAAAEAAVAHVPPGVTVEAPAQVGPHLVDRDTVLLLDPTPRNAPWVVVGSRAPAADRTARLESAGYHVVFADDGYVVLNRP
- a CDS encoding GNAT family N-acetyltransferase, whose translation is MAEAFEEARDGLLLTGDADRMQVELIHRWLAEGSYWAAGRDLEVVRRSLAGSRCYGVFRDDVQVGFARAVTDEATFAWICDVFVAAPDRGLGIGSWLVDAIVRDLTGSGVSRFVLATRDAHEVYGRVGFGPVRYPERWMEIDRRRAAASPP